A window of Candidatus Kinetoplastibacterium crithidii (ex Angomonas deanei ATCC 30255) contains these coding sequences:
- the gltS gene encoding sodium/glutamate symporter: MISLSLIQSLLACCLVLLSGRYLTKRITILAKYSVPDSIVGGLIFATMTHILSAWCGIQIYLDTAIKPTFLLLFFGCVGLTANLKLLAKGGSKLIVLVLVLAPFLLIQNIVGLGLANLLDMHPLMGLVGGTITLVGGHGTGAAYAARFADFNNIQNITALAMTSATIGLVFGGVLGGPISEWLIKRYKIVTPKQQGIKAKTDGDISEKENNIQQITPAEFITSLTVALITLVGGTYLSKLVGSSTVSLPNFLWCLAIGIIVRNLGPITGLRLNDKATEILGTVMLSLFLGLTMMTLDLASAARLAGPLAFILVIQSIVCALYCCLVVFKALKKDYESAVMAGAFCGIGLGTTATAIANMQAIAGRHGNAPQSFIVIPLTGAFLVDIMNVIILTALISLPCVGGV; this comes from the coding sequence ATGATTTCGCTTTCATTAATACAATCACTACTTGCCTGCTGTCTTGTTCTGCTTAGTGGGCGCTATTTGACAAAAAGAATTACAATTTTAGCTAAATATAGTGTTCCAGATTCTATAGTTGGAGGACTTATTTTTGCTACTATGACTCATATATTGTCTGCATGGTGTGGTATTCAAATATACCTTGATACTGCCATTAAACCAACATTCTTATTATTATTCTTTGGATGCGTTGGTTTAACAGCAAACTTAAAACTATTAGCAAAAGGAGGATCTAAACTAATAGTATTAGTATTAGTTTTAGCACCATTTCTTCTTATACAGAATATTGTAGGATTAGGATTAGCAAATTTATTAGATATGCATCCACTAATGGGGCTCGTTGGAGGGACAATAACTTTGGTTGGTGGACATGGTACTGGAGCTGCTTACGCAGCACGCTTTGCTGATTTTAACAATATTCAAAACATAACAGCATTAGCAATGACTTCTGCTACTATTGGACTAGTATTTGGTGGGGTTCTAGGCGGACCTATTTCAGAATGGCTAATAAAACGTTATAAAATAGTTACTCCAAAGCAACAAGGAATCAAAGCAAAAACTGATGGTGATATAAGCGAGAAAGAAAATAATATACAACAAATAACCCCAGCAGAATTTATCACATCTTTAACAGTTGCTTTAATTACTTTAGTTGGAGGAACATACTTATCTAAATTAGTTGGTAGTTCTACTGTTAGTCTACCAAATTTTCTATGGTGTTTAGCAATAGGCATTATAGTAAGGAATCTTGGACCTATTACAGGACTTAGGCTTAATGATAAAGCAACAGAAATACTAGGTACGGTTATGTTATCTCTTTTCTTAGGGCTAACTATGATGACTTTAGACCTAGCAAGCGCAGCAAGATTAGCTGGTCCTTTAGCATTTATTCTAGTAATACAATCTATAGTTTGCGCCTTGTATTGTTGTTTAGTAGTATTTAAAGCTCTAAAAAAAGATTATGAATCTGCAGTTATGGCCGGAGCTTTTTGTGGCATAGGCTTAGGAACTACAGCAACTGCTATTGCTAATATGCAAGCGATAGCAGGAAGACATGGCAATGCCCCACAATCCTTCATTGTAATTCCGTTAACTGGAGCTTTCCTAGTTGATATTATGAATGTAATTATCCTTACAGCTCTAATATCATTACCTTGTGTTGGAGGGGTGTAA
- the dnaQ gene encoding DNA polymerase III subunit epsilon, with protein sequence MRQVIFDIETTGLDVSDGHRVIEIGCVEINNRIITDRYLHLYINPHREIDVGALSVHGLTSEFLSDKPDFADVITQFLDFINDAEIIAHNAQFDVKFINSELDKLNLGNLSKYCRKITDSLSLARKIRPGKRNSLDALCDHYGISNLDRKMHGALLDSRLLSQVWLAMTRGQNEFLIDDYERNKKSFQITDNHAKISLPVIIPKEEEINSHQEYLRNMKKESSNSVLWIELDRKNLKNSK encoded by the coding sequence ATGAGACAAGTGATTTTTGATATTGAGACGACAGGATTAGATGTTTCAGATGGGCATAGAGTTATTGAAATAGGATGTGTTGAAATAAATAATCGCATTATTACAGATAGATATTTACATTTATATATTAATCCTCATAGAGAAATAGATGTTGGTGCTTTATCTGTTCATGGTCTAACAAGTGAGTTTTTATCAGATAAACCGGATTTTGCAGATGTTATTACGCAATTTCTTGATTTTATTAATGATGCCGAAATAATAGCTCATAATGCACAATTTGATGTTAAATTTATAAATAGTGAATTAGATAAATTAAATTTAGGAAACTTATCTAAATATTGTAGAAAAATTACAGATTCATTATCTTTGGCTAGAAAAATCAGACCTGGTAAAAGAAACTCTTTGGATGCGTTATGTGATCATTATGGCATTTCAAATTTAGACAGAAAGATGCATGGAGCTTTACTTGATTCTAGGCTTTTATCACAAGTTTGGTTGGCTATGACTAGAGGGCAGAACGAGTTTTTAATTGATGATTATGAAAGAAATAAGAAGTCTTTCCAGATTACAGATAATCACGCAAAGATATCATTACCAGTAATTATTCCAAAAGAAGAAGAAATTAATAGTCATCAAGAATATTTGAGAAATATGAAGAAAGAATCTTCTAATAGTGTTTTGTGGATAGAGCTAGATAGAAAAAACTTAAAGAATAGTAAATAA
- the rnhA gene encoding ribonuclease HI, which yields MINNIKYVELWTDGACKGNPGIGGWGVVVKWPDGREDNIYGGESKTTNNRMELLAVINGLKKLGSSNYLDIVIYTDSQYVMNGITKWINGWKHKGWKLSNGKDVKNKDLWESLDKLSENYNINWNWVKGHSDNYGNNKADKLANMGVETI from the coding sequence ATGATAAATAACATTAAGTATGTTGAGCTTTGGACAGATGGAGCATGTAAAGGAAATCCTGGTATAGGAGGATGGGGTGTTGTTGTAAAATGGCCAGATGGAAGAGAAGATAATATTTATGGAGGAGAAAGTAAAACAACAAATAATCGTATGGAGTTGTTGGCTGTAATTAATGGTCTAAAGAAATTGGGTAGTAGTAACTATCTGGACATAGTAATTTATACCGATTCTCAATATGTTATGAATGGGATAACTAAATGGATAAACGGTTGGAAACATAAAGGTTGGAAATTATCAAATGGTAAAGATGTGAAAAATAAAGATCTTTGGGAGTCTTTAGATAAATTGTCAGAAAATTATAATATTAATTGGAATTGGGTAAAAGGCCATTCAGATAATTATGGTAATAATAAAGCTGATAAATTAGCAAATATGGGTGTGGAAACTATATAA
- the gloB gene encoding hydroxyacylglutathione hydrolase has translation MLDRKFVNRIINFGGILPIAAFKDNYIWSIIKNGKIAVIDPGDYEVVLRFIEKYSLRLIAILITHHHKDHTDGVERLSKKFKTPVFASKKSKLPFCNNHLIENDIIKFRELGIKLKTIDVPGHTDDHIAFYGKTIKNRKVLFCGDALFSAGCGRVLENNYIQMFNSLKKLCNLPLDTLIFCAHEYTISNLIWAIDVDTDNRYLQYCYKHAKLLRRYGYPTIPSSIIRESYINPFLRTDYINIIKSASLHAKIQLKSQLDVFIELRKWKNAS, from the coding sequence ATGTTAGATAGAAAATTTGTTAATAGAATTATAAATTTTGGAGGGATTCTACCAATAGCCGCCTTTAAAGACAATTACATATGGTCTATCATAAAAAATGGAAAAATTGCAGTAATAGATCCTGGTGATTATGAAGTAGTACTAAGATTTATAGAAAAATATTCATTAAGACTCATTGCAATACTAATTACTCATCATCATAAAGATCATACAGACGGCGTAGAAAGACTATCTAAAAAATTCAAAACCCCAGTATTCGCATCAAAAAAATCTAAATTGCCTTTTTGTAACAATCATTTAATAGAAAATGATATTATAAAATTTCGTGAACTTGGTATTAAATTAAAAACAATAGATGTTCCTGGTCATACTGATGACCATATTGCTTTTTATGGCAAAACAATTAAGAATCGTAAAGTTCTATTTTGTGGCGATGCCCTATTTTCAGCTGGATGTGGACGTGTTTTAGAAAATAATTATATACAAATGTTTAATTCACTTAAAAAACTCTGTAACCTACCACTAGATACTTTAATTTTCTGTGCTCATGAATATACTATAAGTAATTTAATTTGGGCAATAGACGTTGATACAGATAACAGATACTTGCAATATTGTTATAAACATGCAAAATTGTTGAGGAGATATGGTTACCCTACAATACCTTCTTCTATTATTAGAGAGTCATATATTAACCCTTTTCTAAGAACAGACTATATCAATATCATCAAATCAGCCTCTTTACATGCTAAAATCCAACTTAAATCACAATTAGATGTCTTTATAGAATTAAGAAAATGGAAAAATGCGTCTTAA
- a CDS encoding lytic transglycosylase domain-containing protein, whose translation MLVRPQIGQLKSIVLSSNASAPDDIWDVIRKGFQIPNLSNNLSKQWTQYYQDHPESIKRIAERSVKYLYFVVNEINNRGLPTELALMPFIESAYDPSAISKNKASGLWQFVPRTAKHFNLKQNWWLDERRDPIVSTYAALDYLESLYKRQGHWHLALASYNCGESVVQKAIEKNKKSNKSTKYINLQLPKETTNYVPKLQAVKNIITNPQKYGIDLPKVENKPYFKTVKKIKILILK comes from the coding sequence ATGCTTGTGCGTCCACAGATAGGACAATTAAAAAGTATAGTTCTTTCTAGCAATGCTAGTGCTCCTGATGATATATGGGATGTGATTAGAAAAGGTTTTCAAATTCCTAACTTAAGTAATAATTTATCAAAACAATGGACTCAATATTATCAAGATCATCCTGAATCTATAAAACGTATTGCTGAAAGATCTGTAAAATATTTATACTTTGTAGTTAATGAGATTAATAATAGAGGATTGCCAACTGAATTAGCTCTTATGCCTTTTATAGAAAGTGCTTATGATCCTTCTGCAATTTCAAAAAACAAAGCTTCTGGGTTATGGCAATTTGTACCTAGAACTGCCAAACACTTTAATTTAAAGCAAAATTGGTGGCTCGATGAAAGAAGAGACCCAATAGTATCAACATATGCTGCGCTAGATTACTTAGAATCTCTATATAAGAGACAAGGACATTGGCATCTTGCGCTAGCTTCATATAATTGCGGTGAATCAGTCGTCCAAAAAGCTATAGAAAAAAATAAAAAATCTAATAAATCTACAAAATATATTAATCTTCAACTTCCAAAAGAAACTACTAATTACGTACCAAAACTACAAGCTGTAAAGAATATTATTACAAACCCACAAAAATATGGAATTGATCTGCCTAAGGTAGAAAATAAACCGTATTTTAAAACAGTAAAAAAAATAAAGATATTGATATTGAAGTAG
- a CDS encoding LysM peptidoglycan-binding domain-containing protein → MLPAKNIEKFHINLKKFTDNLSNWKIYKSKNGETFLSIAQKFGISEAKLKKTNNIRTQQKTASGQLLLIEQKHVISLATNKKYIHKKTYDYLVRPGDNLSKIAKQHNTTVTEIRYLNKLKNDIIKHGKKIKLPYEE, encoded by the coding sequence TTGTTACCAGCAAAAAATATAGAAAAATTTCACATAAACTTAAAAAAATTTACAGATAATTTAAGTAACTGGAAAATATATAAATCTAAAAATGGCGAAACTTTCTTGTCTATAGCTCAAAAATTCGGAATTTCTGAAGCAAAATTAAAAAAAACCAATAACATAAGAACCCAACAAAAAACAGCCTCAGGGCAACTACTATTGATAGAACAAAAACATGTTATTTCTTTAGCAACAAATAAAAAATATATTCATAAAAAAACTTATGACTACCTTGTGCGCCCTGGAGATAATTTGTCAAAAATCGCAAAACAACATAACACAACTGTCACAGAAATACGCTATTTAAATAAACTAAAGAACGATATTATCAAACATGGCAAAAAAATAAAATTACCTTATGAAGAATAA
- a CDS encoding enoyl-ACP reductase FabI — protein sequence MGFLKSKKILITGIISNRSIAYGIAKACKNQGAELAITYVTDKMKDRVIELSRELDCKICLPCDVSNDDSIEKLKIELSEYWDNLDGFVHSIAFANKNSISDKFLDGFNRENFRIAHEISSYSLPALTKALLPLMNTQTSIVTLSYIGSERFVPNYNMMGLAKASLEASIRYLANDLGSKGIRINGISSGPIKTLAASGIKDFSNILKFVENNAPLKRNVTTEDIGNVASFLLSNLSSGITSEVIHVDAGFSNVVGLCE from the coding sequence ATGGGATTTCTGAAATCAAAAAAAATTTTAATTACAGGTATAATATCAAATCGCTCTATTGCATATGGAATAGCAAAAGCTTGCAAAAACCAAGGAGCAGAATTAGCCATAACATATGTAACAGATAAAATGAAGGATCGTGTTATAGAACTGTCTAGGGAGCTGGATTGCAAAATATGCTTACCTTGCGATGTAAGTAATGATGACTCTATAGAAAAATTAAAAATTGAACTCTCAGAATATTGGGATAATTTAGATGGTTTCGTCCACTCAATAGCTTTTGCAAATAAAAATTCTATATCCGATAAATTCTTAGATGGATTCAATAGAGAAAATTTTCGTATTGCCCATGAAATTTCTTCCTATAGTTTACCTGCTTTAACAAAAGCATTATTACCTTTAATGAATACACAAACATCTATAGTTACACTAAGTTATATAGGATCTGAAAGATTTGTGCCAAATTACAATATGATGGGACTAGCAAAAGCCTCTTTAGAAGCTAGTATAAGATATCTAGCTAATGATTTAGGATCTAAAGGAATAAGAATCAATGGGATATCTTCTGGGCCAATAAAAACATTAGCTGCAAGTGGTATAAAAGATTTTTCAAATATACTAAAATTTGTGGAAAATAATGCACCACTCAAAAGAAATGTTACAACTGAAGACATAGGAAACGTAGCTTCTTTTTTATTATCAAATCTATCTTCTGGAATAACTAGTGAAGTAATACATGTAGATGCTGGATTTTCTAATGTAGTAGGACTATGCGAGTAA
- a CDS encoding ABC transporter ATP-binding protein, giving the protein MSDEKSCFSYFENLIDPFRETPDIPPPYKVSSFFYYYLKQIKTILIILLFIGLGVSLVEIALFKYVANIIDLAQSSNPEKIFGMHYKELLVMMIVILVCRPIIFALHDLLIQQTITSNMAALIRWQNHKYILKQSISFFYNDFAGRISNRVIQTGAALRDSAIQAIEAIWHVVVYTSSAIFIFSQTDWHLIFPLLIWIVVYVFFLVHYIPLIQKRSTISSETRSKLIGLIVDTYSNIITIKLFSHTKQEEEYAKKTMTEQIKTHQLALRLITEIDTALTAINGLLIVSTAGIALWLWSKNIISLGSITLAISLVIRINNMSSWLMWVVKNIFENVGVVQDSIGTISQSREIEDFDNSKTLKITNGEIKFDSVFFAYEKKHEVITNLTLTIKSKEKIAIVGPSGAGKSTLIHLLLRLHDVENGSICIDGQNIKYVTQDSLRSQISVVTQDVSLLHRSIRDNLVCGANNVSEEQLKNVIKKTKLDFIDSITDTNGNTGLDAHVGERGIKLSGGQKQRIAIARALLKNSPIIILDEATSALDSETESIIQQNLEDMMIGKTVITIAHRLSTILKMDRIIIVSKGTIVDSGTHGELISKAGIYQTLWDKQSRYLTK; this is encoded by the coding sequence ATGTCTGATGAAAAGTCATGTTTTTCATATTTTGAAAATCTGATTGATCCATTCAGAGAGACACCAGATATTCCACCTCCATATAAAGTATCATCGTTTTTTTACTATTACTTAAAACAAATAAAAACGATTTTGATAATTTTGCTTTTTATAGGGCTTGGGGTTTCTTTAGTTGAAATTGCATTATTCAAATATGTAGCAAATATAATAGACTTAGCTCAATCAAGCAATCCTGAAAAAATATTTGGAATGCATTATAAAGAATTGTTAGTAATGATGATAGTAATATTAGTTTGTCGACCTATCATATTTGCTTTGCATGATTTGCTAATTCAACAAACCATTACCTCTAATATGGCTGCATTAATAAGATGGCAAAATCATAAGTATATTCTTAAACAAAGCATTAGTTTTTTCTATAATGACTTTGCAGGGAGAATCTCTAACAGAGTGATACAAACTGGTGCAGCATTAAGAGATTCTGCAATACAAGCAATAGAAGCAATTTGGCATGTGGTTGTTTATACAAGCAGTGCCATATTTATATTTTCACAAACTGACTGGCATTTAATATTTCCTCTATTAATTTGGATTGTTGTTTATGTGTTCTTTCTTGTGCATTATATTCCACTAATTCAAAAACGCTCTACTATCTCATCTGAGACTAGATCTAAATTAATTGGATTAATTGTCGATACCTATTCAAATATAATTACTATCAAACTGTTCTCTCATACAAAACAAGAAGAAGAATATGCTAAAAAAACAATGACAGAACAAATAAAAACGCATCAATTGGCTTTAAGGCTTATAACGGAAATAGATACGGCACTCACTGCTATTAACGGTCTATTAATAGTATCAACAGCAGGCATAGCACTATGGTTATGGAGCAAAAATATAATATCTCTAGGATCTATTACTTTAGCTATTAGCTTAGTAATAAGAATAAATAATATGTCAAGTTGGCTAATGTGGGTAGTAAAAAACATATTTGAAAACGTAGGGGTTGTACAAGACAGTATTGGAACAATATCTCAATCTAGAGAAATTGAAGATTTTGATAACTCAAAAACCTTAAAAATAACGAATGGAGAAATCAAGTTTGATTCAGTGTTTTTTGCCTATGAAAAAAAACATGAGGTTATAACTAATTTAACATTAACAATTAAATCAAAAGAAAAAATAGCTATAGTTGGACCATCTGGAGCAGGTAAATCAACACTAATACATTTATTACTTAGATTGCATGATGTAGAAAATGGATCTATATGTATAGATGGACAGAATATTAAATATGTTACTCAAGACAGTTTAAGATCACAAATAAGCGTAGTTACACAAGATGTTTCTTTACTGCATAGATCTATAAGAGATAATCTTGTTTGTGGGGCTAATAACGTATCAGAGGAACAACTAAAAAATGTTATAAAAAAAACAAAATTAGATTTTATAGACAGTATCACAGATACTAATGGAAATACCGGACTGGATGCACATGTTGGAGAAAGAGGCATAAAACTATCTGGAGGACAAAAACAAAGGATAGCTATTGCTAGGGCATTACTAAAGAATTCTCCAATAATTATATTAGATGAGGCAACTTCAGCTTTAGACTCTGAAACTGAGTCTATAATTCAACAAAACCTAGAAGATATGATGATTGGCAAAACTGTTATAACTATCGCTCATAGATTGTCTACTATTCTAAAAATGGATAGAATTATTATAGTCAGCAAAGGAACAATTGTTGATTCAGGAACACACGGAGAACTTATCTCAAAAGCAGGAATATACCAAACGCTTTGGGATAAACAATCTAGATATCTAACAAAATAA
- a CDS encoding riboflavin synthase, translated as MFTGIIEDIGFITNIYNSSNLENINNGIRLFVKVNNIDLKSISIGDSISIQGACMTVTNIEGSGFYVDISQESLKCTVGLSSVGEVNIERALKLESRMGGHILYGHVDCIGKVYDFSPCGESKALAIDIPTNFAKFVAYKGSIAINGVSLTTNSVVDYNEFSRMTINIIPHTQVTTTLHKLSKNDSVNVEIDSIARYVDRILTFNK; from the coding sequence ATGTTTACAGGGATAATAGAAGATATTGGCTTTATAACTAATATTTATAATAGTTCTAACTTAGAAAATATTAATAATGGCATTAGATTATTTGTGAAAGTAAACAATATAGATCTGAAGAGTATTTCTATAGGAGATTCTATATCTATACAAGGCGCATGTATGACTGTTACTAATATAGAAGGTAGTGGTTTTTATGTTGATATTTCTCAAGAAAGTTTGAAATGTACAGTAGGCCTTTCTTCAGTAGGAGAAGTTAATATTGAAAGAGCTTTAAAACTAGAGTCAAGAATGGGTGGGCATATATTATATGGTCATGTTGATTGTATAGGTAAAGTATATGATTTTAGTCCTTGTGGCGAATCCAAAGCATTAGCTATAGATATCCCTACAAATTTTGCTAAATTTGTGGCTTATAAAGGATCTATAGCAATTAATGGAGTTAGTTTAACTACTAATTCAGTTGTGGACTATAATGAGTTTTCCAGGATGACAATCAATATTATTCCACATACTCAGGTTACTACTACTTTACATAAATTATCAAAAAACGATTCTGTAAATGTAGAAATAGATAGTATTGCTAGGTATGTTGATAGAATTTTAACTTTTAATAAATAA
- the ribD gene encoding bifunctional diaminohydroxyphosphoribosylaminopyrimidine deaminase/5-amino-6-(5-phosphoribosylamino)uracil reductase RibD codes for MPDLYNLSDEFWMSQALDLARSSICVAWPNPSVGCVIVKNNFCIGKGSTQSFGGSHAEVCALHDAMGKHYVLEGSTIYVTLEPCCHYGKTPPCVNALLKAKPKSVVIAVLDPNPVVNGKSIQILRSVGINVKIGICAEEAIWLNIGFFSRVITSLPWVRTKIATSLDGRSSLYNKKSQWITSESSRKDGHYWRARSGAILTGIGTIINDNPILTVRHFPISRQPIKAIIDDTFLIDSNSNIFDGSRVVIFTTINDKEKNKKIIDQNGEIILVDSIGKNSNKINLSSVMKWFAENCINEVHVEAGPGLNGKLLKNNSIDEMLLYFAPILIGEANTFIKIPSINELKDAVAFSTLESKLIDNDIRIRVYNYDRWNLIKEKCILQDMT; via the coding sequence ATGCCCGATTTATATAATTTATCTGATGAATTTTGGATGTCTCAAGCTTTAGATTTGGCTAGGAGTTCTATTTGTGTAGCATGGCCTAATCCAAGTGTTGGTTGTGTTATAGTAAAGAATAATTTTTGTATAGGCAAGGGTTCTACTCAGTCATTCGGAGGATCTCATGCTGAAGTATGTGCATTGCATGATGCTATGGGTAAACATTATGTTTTGGAAGGATCTACAATATATGTAACACTGGAGCCTTGTTGTCATTATGGAAAAACTCCACCATGTGTTAATGCATTATTAAAAGCCAAACCAAAAAGTGTTGTTATAGCTGTATTAGATCCAAATCCTGTAGTAAATGGCAAAAGTATACAAATATTAAGATCAGTAGGTATAAATGTAAAAATAGGAATTTGTGCAGAAGAAGCAATATGGTTAAATATTGGCTTTTTTTCTAGAGTTATAACATCTTTGCCTTGGGTCAGAACAAAAATAGCCACATCGTTAGATGGTAGAAGTTCTTTATATAATAAAAAATCACAATGGATAACCTCGGAAAGCTCACGTAAGGATGGACATTATTGGAGGGCTCGCAGTGGAGCTATTCTAACAGGTATAGGAACAATAATAAATGATAATCCTATTTTGACAGTTAGACATTTTCCAATATCTAGGCAGCCTATTAAAGCAATTATAGACGATACATTTTTAATTGATTCTAATTCAAATATTTTTGATGGATCTAGAGTAGTTATATTCACAACTATTAATGATAAAGAAAAAAACAAAAAGATTATTGATCAAAATGGAGAAATAATTCTAGTAGATAGTATCGGTAAAAATTCGAATAAGATAAATTTATCTAGTGTAATGAAATGGTTTGCCGAAAATTGTATTAACGAAGTCCATGTTGAAGCAGGACCTGGATTGAATGGGAAACTATTAAAAAATAATTCTATAGATGAAATGTTGCTATATTTTGCTCCAATTTTAATTGGTGAGGCAAATACATTTATAAAAATACCATCTATAAATGAACTAAAAGATGCTGTTGCTTTTTCTACTCTTGAGTCAAAATTAATTGATAATGATATAAGAATAAGAGTATATAACTATGATAGATGGAATCTTATAAAAGAAAAGTGCATTTTACAAGACATGACTTAA
- the nrdR gene encoding transcriptional regulator NrdR, producing the protein MRCPFCCHCETQVMDSRVSDDKDSIRRRRRCLLCDKRFTTYEKVELFFPTVIKKNGSRCDYDVSKLRRSIFIALRKRSVNSDDLEKSVFNIEKLILASGMRDVTTEYIGELVMQELKILDKVAYIRFSSVYKSFKNIDEFIKLIQEVI; encoded by the coding sequence ATGAGGTGTCCTTTTTGTTGTCATTGTGAAACCCAGGTTATGGATAGTCGTGTTTCAGATGATAAAGATTCAATTCGCAGGAGAAGACGTTGTCTTTTATGTGATAAAAGATTTACTACATATGAGAAAGTTGAATTATTTTTTCCTACTGTAATCAAAAAAAATGGATCAAGATGTGATTACGATGTTAGTAAATTACGTAGAAGTATTTTTATAGCTTTGCGCAAACGTTCTGTAAATTCAGATGATTTGGAAAAATCTGTATTTAATATAGAGAAATTAATACTGGCAAGTGGTATGCGTGATGTAACTACTGAGTATATTGGGGAGTTGGTTATGCAGGAATTAAAAATTCTAGATAAGGTAGCTTATATTAGGTTTTCCTCAGTTTACAAAAGTTTTAAAAATATAGATGAATTTATAAAATTAATACAAGAGGTAATATAG
- the glyA gene encoding serine hydroxymethyltransferase: MLENNRTISQMDPELWKAIQEEAVRQEQHIELIASENYASKAVMEAQGSCLTNKYAEGYPGKRYYGGCEYVDIVERLAIDRLKELFGAESANVQPNSGSQANQGVYNAVLKPGDTVLGMSLAEGGHLTHGASVNSSGKTYNFVSYGLDENEVLDYKNIEILAKQHKPKLIVVGASAYSLQIDFEYLAKIAHDNNSLLMADIAHYAGLIAGGVYPNAVPYADFVTSTTHKSLRGPRGGVIMMKPQYERIINSAIFPGIQGGPLMHVIAGKAVAFKEALDPSFKQYAKQVLSNSKVMADTLVKRGLRIVSGKTESHLMLVDLRSIGISGKDAEISLGKAHITVNKNSIPNDPESPFITSGIRLGTCAVTTRGFIESDVELTANLIADVLGNPYDDTNINNVRNQVHELTSRLPVYSI, translated from the coding sequence ATGCTTGAAAACAATCGTACTATTAGTCAAATGGATCCAGAATTGTGGAAGGCCATTCAAGAAGAGGCAGTTCGCCAGGAACAACATATAGAGCTTATTGCATCTGAAAATTATGCTAGTAAAGCAGTAATGGAGGCACAGGGATCTTGTCTAACTAATAAATATGCAGAGGGTTATCCTGGCAAGAGGTATTATGGAGGCTGTGAATATGTTGATATAGTAGAGCGTTTAGCTATAGATAGGCTTAAAGAGTTATTTGGAGCTGAATCAGCTAATGTGCAGCCAAACTCAGGATCGCAAGCAAATCAAGGTGTATATAATGCTGTTTTAAAACCTGGTGATACAGTTCTTGGGATGAGTCTTGCTGAAGGAGGGCATTTAACTCATGGTGCTTCTGTTAATTCTTCTGGGAAAACTTATAATTTTGTCTCATATGGTTTAGATGAAAATGAAGTATTAGACTATAAAAATATTGAAATTTTAGCTAAACAACATAAGCCAAAACTTATAGTAGTAGGAGCTTCTGCTTATTCATTGCAAATAGATTTTGAATATTTAGCTAAGATTGCTCATGACAATAACTCATTATTAATGGCTGATATTGCTCATTATGCAGGGTTAATAGCCGGAGGAGTTTATCCTAATGCGGTTCCTTATGCTGATTTTGTTACATCTACTACACATAAGTCTCTTCGTGGTCCTAGAGGTGGGGTTATCATGATGAAACCTCAGTATGAGCGCATTATTAATTCTGCTATTTTCCCAGGAATTCAAGGTGGGCCTTTAATGCATGTAATTGCTGGTAAAGCAGTGGCTTTTAAAGAAGCTCTTGATCCAAGTTTTAAACAATATGCAAAACAAGTGTTAAGTAACTCAAAAGTCATGGCTGATACTTTAGTAAAAAGAGGATTGCGTATTGTCTCAGGAAAAACAGAAAGTCACTTAATGCTAGTGGATTTGAGATCTATAGGGATAAGTGGTAAAGATGCTGAAATATCTCTTGGCAAAGCTCATATCACAGTAAATAAAAATTCTATCCCTAATGACCCAGAGAGCCCATTTATTACTAGTGGTATTCGTTTGGGAACTTGTGCTGTTACTACTAGAGGGTTTATAGAGTCAGATGTCGAACTTACTGCAAACTTAATAGCTGATGTTTTAGGTAATCCATACGATGATACAAATATAAACAATGTACGTAATCAGGTTCATGAGTTAACATCTAGATTGCCTGTGTACAGCATATAG